A stretch of Desulfobacterales bacterium DNA encodes these proteins:
- a CDS encoding DUF86 domain-containing protein: MKKDSRVYLAQILERIDRIKEFTADGKQAFLNDLRTQDAVIRNFEVIGEAAKRIPEEYRKGQPTIPWRELSGFRDVLIHQYEGVNAAEVWQIVEKNLDPLRRAIVAILPPLNELEKEIAGNKEPDKKVKRKK, translated from the coding sequence ATGAAAAAGGATTCCAGAGTATATCTTGCCCAAATCCTGGAGAGGATCGATCGGATCAAGGAGTTTACGGCCGACGGAAAGCAAGCCTTTTTGAACGATCTCCGCACTCAAGATGCTGTTATTCGCAACTTCGAGGTTATCGGGGAAGCAGCGAAGCGTATCCCTGAAGAATATCGAAAAGGACAGCCGACGATCCCCTGGAGAGAACTCTCTGGATTCCGCGATGTTCTGATTCATCAGTATGAAGGTGTGAACGCCGCTGAGGTATGGCAAATCGTTGAAAAAAATCTTGACCCCTTGCGTCGCGCGATAGTTGCCATTCTCCCCCCGCTCAATGAGTTGGAAAAAGAAATCGCCGGAAATAAAGAGCCTGATAAGAAAGTAAAAAGGAAAAAATAA
- a CDS encoding nucleotidyltransferase domain-containing protein: MQKGKIKIEKLLKEKRKAVMILTAKHGARNPRIFGSAARGETGPESDIDLLVKMEDGRSLLDLSALALDLKDLLGIKVDVVSEDGLYWLLRRRILKEAKPL, encoded by the coding sequence ATGCAAAAAGGCAAGATAAAAATTGAAAAATTACTAAAAGAAAAGCGTAAGGCAGTCATGATCTTGACCGCAAAGCATGGCGCACGAAACCCAAGAATTTTCGGTTCCGCAGCCAGGGGCGAGACAGGTCCCGAGAGCGACATCGACCTTTTGGTGAAGATGGAAGATGGTCGGAGCCTGCTTGATTTGAGTGCACTGGCCTTGGACCTGAAGGATCTGCTCGGAATTAAGGTGGACGTGGTTTCCGAAGATGGGCTTTATTGGCTTCTGCGTCGACGAATCCTGAAAGAGGCCAAACCATTATGA
- a CDS encoding DEAD/DEAH box helicase, giving the protein MAATRPIRIVLTNTLQLSQVPPEFRGLLMEKLKFPNPKWMENHRLGRWNRGTPQELRFYDTVGKDGLWIPRGYIRHLIDMCRQQGIPFELEDRRQNLAPVQFGFTGKLRAFQQKAVRDMLAKEFGTLSAPTGSGKTVIALYLIAQRQQPTLIVVHTKDLAFQWIDRIESFLKIPPDEVGLIGAGKKTVGQTITVALVQSLYRCAAEIRGRFGHLVVDECHRTPSRTFTDAVTEFSTRYMLGLSATPWRRDGLSKLIFWHLGDVHHEMKKAELIQSGDVLDVEVRFRETDFKPHFDPVTAYSKMLSELTVNDARNRLIASDVAQEAETSRGVCLVLSDRKKHCETLQAILKYRHKLSCELLTGELKDSDRQAVLERLNKGEVRVLIATGQLIGEGFDHKDLSTLFLATPIRFSGRLLQYLGRVLRPAAGKEKARVYDYVDTQVDVLTAAAKARQRVYARR; this is encoded by the coding sequence ATGGCAGCAACACGACCCATCCGAATCGTCCTGACAAACACCCTGCAGCTCAGCCAGGTGCCGCCTGAATTCCGCGGCCTGCTGATGGAAAAATTGAAATTTCCCAACCCCAAATGGATGGAGAATCACCGGCTGGGCCGCTGGAACCGGGGAACCCCTCAGGAACTGCGCTTTTATGATACCGTCGGCAAAGACGGGCTGTGGATACCCCGGGGCTATATCCGCCATTTAATCGATATGTGCCGGCAGCAGGGCATACCATTTGAACTTGAAGACCGGCGGCAGAACCTGGCCCCGGTGCAGTTCGGCTTTACGGGCAAGCTGCGTGCGTTTCAGCAGAAGGCTGTCCGTGACATGCTGGCCAAGGAATTCGGGACCCTGAGCGCACCCACCGGCTCCGGCAAGACCGTGATCGCCCTCTATCTGATCGCCCAGCGCCAACAGCCGACCCTGATCGTTGTGCACACCAAAGACCTGGCGTTTCAGTGGATCGACCGGATTGAATCTTTTCTGAAAATACCCCCTGACGAAGTCGGCCTCATCGGCGCCGGCAAAAAAACCGTCGGACAGACGATCACCGTTGCGCTGGTCCAGAGCCTCTACCGCTGCGCTGCAGAGATCCGCGGCCGCTTCGGTCATCTGGTGGTGGATGAATGCCACCGGACCCCCAGCCGGACCTTTACGGATGCCGTCACCGAATTCAGCACCCGCTATATGCTGGGGCTCAGCGCCACCCCCTGGCGGCGCGACGGGTTGTCCAAGCTGATCTTCTGGCACCTGGGGGATGTTCACCATGAAATGAAAAAGGCCGAGCTTATCCAAAGCGGGGATGTGCTGGATGTGGAGGTGCGCTTTCGGGAGACCGATTTCAAACCGCACTTTGATCCGGTCACAGCCTACAGCAAAATGCTGTCGGAACTGACCGTCAATGACGCCCGCAACCGCCTGATCGCTTCGGACGTCGCCCAAGAGGCGGAAACAAGCCGGGGGGTTTGCCTGGTGTTGTCCGACCGCAAAAAACACTGCGAAACGCTCCAGGCGATTTTAAAGTACCGGCACAAGCTCTCCTGCGAGCTGCTCACCGGCGAGTTGAAGGACAGCGACCGCCAGGCCGTCCTGGAGCGTCTGAACAAGGGAGAAGTCCGGGTGCTCATTGCCACCGGCCAGTTGATCGGAGAGGGGTTTGATCACAAGGACCTGTCGACCCTTTTTCTGGCAACCCCCATCCGCTTCAGCGGCCGCCTGCTGCAGTATCTCGGCCGGGTCCTGCGTCCGGCCGCCGGAAAGGAAAAAGCCCGGGTCTATGACTATGTCGACACCCAGGTGGACGTCCTGACGGCTGCCGCAAAGGCCCGGCAAAGGGTTTACGCGCGACGGTGA
- a CDS encoding beta-ketoacyl synthase N-terminal-like domain-containing protein, with the protein MQTKPSIAVVGMAGIFPNAADLDAFWDNIVNKVDSIGDIPAGRWVVPPAAMVDPAPKPDKAFATRAGLVKDFVFDPDGLSIDKDLVRELDPLYHIVLHAGRKAWSGCNTATIDLRRVGTILAAIALPTDTASAVTRKILGAAFAEKLSKKTFSAEPPAVTRNQSLSSRVTGFPAALLAKALGLGGGSYTLDATCASSLYSVKLACDELLAHRADAMLAGGVSRPESLYTQVGFSQLRALSPTGRCAPFDETADGLVVGEGAGILVLKRLEDARKDGDRIYGLIRGIGLANDLEGSLLSPDSEGQLRAMHNAYRAAGWQPGDVDLIECHGAGTPLGDRTELNSLRSLWGDAGWQPGQCAIGSIKSMIGHLLTAAGAAGLIKTLLAIAHGTLPPSLNFSNPPPESPLAGGPFRVQTSAQPWTPKIPGNPRRAAVSAFGFGGINAHLLLEEWQEKNTARPRRIHIPAPVQPEPIAIIGMDAAVGSLNSLREFQEAVLGGDTVFKKRPPDRWKGSDAIAEGSLRGGASWGAFMESFEIPMGAFNIPPGELPDIIPQHLLMLKVAAGAMKDAGLQLRQVRTDMSVLIGMGFDFEAANFHLRWSLYNNVERWAEKLGLDLSAAETARWLESLRNACSPPLTPARTLGALGGIIASRIARAFRLGGPSFVVSAEAASGLRALEIAVRALQQNEIYTALVGAVDFTGDVRSILTAHAIKPFSSQDSVRSFDQTADGTLPGEGAAALVLKRLTDAIADKNRIHAVVRGLGSAGNSRSQDVDCETYVQSLERTFRDADVSPGRISYLETHGSGNPCEDEIEAEALHRFFPRRAGNGADLCAVGSLKPVIGHLGAAAGLFSVVKTSLLLYQEMLPPLKNLSAPKSSLWHQGPFHFPVAPQYWLRNRSDGPRSACVGAITGDGNCMHVVLEEAPAPAVSPESRIEAPLRDAERKAPLGFGSCGLFTVTGGSRPELIKGLSRLEDHARKMLQDSRGIEEIARSWFQLAPPDPGAALAVSFVCADVSRLLSFVRDAGQTVQNNAPLNTIAPGAVRFSPEPLGPRAGLAFVYPGSGNHYAGMGRGIGVQWPEILRHMDAETGELKTQMRPHSLMPWRTNWQPGWESDAEQKIISDPLNMIFGQVVHGSLMTRLVRRFGIQPSAVIGYSLGESAGLFAMGAWPERAEMLRRMQATDLFSTELAGPCHAARKAWGIPRDESVDWCVAAVNRPADAVRRAIKKWPHVRLLIVNTPAECVIGGRKEQVASAIRALACEAVFLSGVVTVHCDAARPAAAAYRALHVFPVSPPDGVRFYSCALGRSFDLTSQSAADSILKQALDGFDFTGTVRQAYKDGIRIFVEMGPHASCSRMIRTILQGSPLLAASACVRGENETLTLLKLLGALTAERVPLDLARLYGPEAYPTGLRDAAVPPAAARLFTVTVGSPQPAPALPAVKTDAPETRTAMPHPPPTVPVPPAAPDHPYAQLMERQEINTALTADAHARFLDFSNKLQQEMAQTYELQTRVLEKMISLGITPPDGVVEVGLEKLPQQHPADEAAGKLPAEAAGKLQPNGVPPQKPAFSREMCLEFAIGSAARVLGPRFSIVDTYPVRVRLPDEPLMLVDRILSLEGEKGSLGPGRIVTEHDVRPGSWYLDGGRAPVCISVEAGQADLFLCAYLGIDLRVKGKRSYRLLDATVVFHRDLPRPGDVIRYDIRIEKFVRQGETYLFFFNFDGFIGASRLITMTGGCAGFFTPEEVKNSGGIIAAEEESRPQPRKSAPPVKALRAIGPKEIEQYDETAVQGLREGNPAACFGPDFTGVHFSESLRLPGGPMKLIDRVLSLDPAGGRFGLGSIQAEADIHPESWYLTCHFMDDMVMPGTLMYECCAHTLRVFLQRMGWVSDEPDARYEPVAGIKSVLKCRGPVTPQTQKVRYEVEIKEMGYNPEPYVLADAHMYADGHYIVRFTDMSLKLSGATREGLEAFWEPKKEETIAFDRNHILAFTTGKPSAAFGAAYKAFDEDRIIARLPAPPYSFIDRITRVEPPPWMLKPDGWITAEYGVPPDAWYFRADRSGLMPFCVLLEIALQPCGWLAAYAGSALKSENDLKFRNLGGEAVQHRAVLPGAGRLTMRVRMTQVAEAGEMIIEHFRFEVLQDNTRVYDGTTYFGFFTQTALARQVGIRDVEKSGFVPDPEALRMARTGILPDAAPLSPDDPHTDPAPPLAMPSRALRMIDAIDAYLPAGGDHGLGFIRGIKTIDPAEWFFKAHFYQDPVCPGSLGIESFLQLVKFMALARWGRLADSHRFVPILDQSHRWTYRGQILPQNKKVEVEAVVTHVGEIPYPRITANGLLKVDGIYIYQMENFGFDLLPKT; encoded by the coding sequence ATGCAAACCAAACCAAGCATAGCCGTTGTCGGCATGGCCGGCATCTTCCCCAATGCGGCCGATCTCGATGCCTTCTGGGACAATATCGTCAACAAGGTCGATAGCATCGGCGATATACCGGCAGGCCGCTGGGTCGTGCCGCCGGCCGCCATGGTCGATCCCGCGCCCAAACCCGACAAGGCTTTTGCAACACGTGCCGGCCTGGTCAAAGATTTTGTCTTCGATCCCGACGGGCTCAGCATCGATAAAGACCTGGTCCGGGAGCTGGACCCCCTTTATCATATCGTTCTGCATGCGGGCCGGAAGGCATGGTCCGGCTGCAACACCGCGACAATCGATCTCCGTCGCGTCGGCACGATCCTGGCCGCCATTGCGCTCCCCACCGATACGGCCTCGGCCGTCACCCGGAAAATTCTGGGGGCCGCCTTTGCGGAAAAACTTTCGAAAAAAACGTTTTCGGCCGAACCCCCCGCTGTAACCCGAAACCAGTCCCTGTCCAGCCGCGTCACCGGTTTTCCCGCAGCCCTTCTTGCAAAAGCGCTGGGCCTGGGAGGGGGCAGCTATACTTTGGATGCAACCTGTGCCTCATCCCTGTATAGCGTCAAGCTGGCCTGTGATGAACTGCTGGCCCATCGGGCTGATGCCATGCTGGCAGGCGGCGTTTCCCGGCCGGAATCCCTGTATACCCAGGTGGGCTTCAGCCAGCTCCGGGCGCTGTCCCCCACCGGCCGCTGCGCCCCATTTGATGAAACCGCCGACGGGCTGGTGGTGGGCGAAGGCGCCGGCATCCTGGTCCTAAAGCGGCTGGAAGACGCCCGAAAAGACGGGGACAGAATCTATGGTTTGATCCGGGGGATCGGGCTGGCCAATGACCTGGAGGGGAGCCTGCTGTCACCGGACAGCGAAGGGCAGCTGCGCGCCATGCATAACGCCTATAGGGCGGCAGGCTGGCAGCCCGGCGATGTCGACCTGATCGAATGCCACGGCGCCGGCACCCCTTTGGGGGATAGAACCGAACTGAACAGCCTGCGCTCCCTGTGGGGCGATGCCGGCTGGCAGCCGGGCCAGTGCGCCATCGGTTCCATCAAATCCATGATCGGCCACCTGCTCACCGCAGCCGGAGCAGCCGGATTGATCAAGACCCTGCTGGCGATCGCCCATGGCACCCTGCCGCCGTCGCTGAATTTTTCAAATCCGCCGCCTGAAAGCCCCCTTGCCGGGGGTCCCTTCCGGGTGCAGACAAGCGCCCAGCCCTGGACCCCGAAAATCCCCGGCAATCCGCGCCGGGCGGCGGTGAGCGCCTTTGGTTTCGGCGGCATCAATGCGCATCTGCTGCTGGAAGAATGGCAGGAAAAAAACACTGCCCGGCCCCGGCGAATCCATATACCGGCGCCGGTTCAGCCGGAACCGATTGCCATCATCGGCATGGACGCGGCCGTAGGCAGCTTAAACTCCCTGCGCGAATTTCAGGAAGCAGTCCTGGGGGGAGACACTGTTTTCAAAAAACGACCGCCGGACCGCTGGAAAGGAAGCGACGCCATCGCCGAAGGCAGCCTCCGGGGCGGCGCATCCTGGGGCGCGTTCATGGAAAGTTTCGAGATCCCCATGGGGGCGTTCAACATCCCGCCCGGTGAACTGCCCGATATCATCCCCCAGCATCTCCTGATGCTGAAGGTTGCCGCCGGCGCCATGAAAGATGCCGGGCTGCAGCTGCGGCAGGTCCGGACGGACATGAGCGTGCTGATCGGCATGGGGTTCGACTTTGAGGCCGCCAATTTTCACCTGCGCTGGAGCTTATACAACAACGTTGAACGCTGGGCGGAGAAACTCGGCCTGGACCTCAGCGCCGCCGAAACCGCCCGCTGGCTGGAATCTTTGCGCAATGCCTGCAGCCCTCCCCTGACCCCTGCCCGCACCCTGGGGGCTCTTGGCGGCATTATTGCCAGCCGGATCGCCCGGGCCTTTCGCCTGGGGGGCCCCAGCTTCGTGGTTTCCGCTGAAGCGGCTTCCGGTCTGCGGGCCCTTGAAATCGCGGTCCGTGCGCTCCAACAGAACGAAATCTACACGGCCCTGGTGGGGGCCGTCGATTTTACGGGTGATGTCCGCAGCATCCTGACGGCCCATGCGATAAAACCATTCTCTTCCCAGGACAGCGTCCGTTCCTTCGATCAAACGGCGGACGGAACCCTGCCGGGTGAAGGCGCAGCGGCGCTGGTTTTAAAACGCCTGACCGATGCCATCGCCGATAAAAACAGAATCCATGCCGTCGTCAGAGGGTTGGGGTCTGCCGGCAACAGCCGCAGTCAGGACGTCGATTGCGAAACATATGTTCAGTCCCTTGAACGCACCTTCAGGGATGCGGATGTTTCACCCGGACGTATCAGCTATCTGGAAACCCACGGCAGCGGAAACCCCTGTGAAGACGAAATCGAAGCAGAAGCCCTGCACCGCTTTTTTCCCCGGCGCGCCGGCAATGGGGCCGATCTTTGCGCCGTCGGCTCCCTCAAACCGGTCATCGGCCATCTCGGCGCTGCCGCCGGCCTGTTTTCCGTGGTCAAAACCAGCCTGTTGCTCTACCAGGAAATGCTGCCGCCGCTCAAAAATCTATCCGCTCCCAAATCGTCGCTCTGGCATCAGGGGCCGTTTCACTTTCCGGTTGCGCCCCAGTACTGGCTGCGAAACAGAAGCGACGGGCCGCGCAGTGCGTGTGTGGGCGCCATCACCGGCGACGGCAACTGCATGCATGTGGTTTTGGAAGAAGCGCCGGCCCCGGCGGTTTCGCCGGAAAGCCGCATCGAGGCGCCTTTACGGGATGCTGAAAGAAAGGCTCCCCTGGGATTTGGTTCCTGCGGCCTTTTTACGGTCACCGGCGGCAGCCGGCCGGAGCTGATTAAAGGCTTAAGCCGTCTGGAAGACCATGCCCGGAAAATGCTGCAGGATTCCCGCGGCATTGAAGAAATCGCCCGCTCCTGGTTTCAGCTTGCGCCGCCGGATCCCGGGGCGGCATTGGCCGTCAGTTTTGTCTGCGCGGACGTTTCCCGGCTGCTTTCGTTTGTCCGGGACGCCGGCCAGACCGTCCAAAACAACGCCCCCCTGAACACCATCGCACCGGGTGCCGTTCGCTTCTCCCCCGAGCCGCTGGGGCCCCGGGCCGGACTGGCTTTTGTCTATCCCGGTTCCGGCAACCATTATGCCGGAATGGGCCGGGGTATCGGCGTTCAGTGGCCGGAAATCCTGCGTCACATGGATGCTGAGACCGGTGAGCTGAAAACCCAGATGCGCCCCCATTCACTGATGCCCTGGCGCACAAACTGGCAGCCGGGCTGGGAATCGGACGCGGAACAAAAAATCATTTCAGACCCCCTTAACATGATCTTCGGCCAGGTGGTCCATGGCAGCCTGATGACCCGCCTGGTTCGACGCTTTGGCATTCAACCGTCCGCCGTCATCGGCTACAGCCTGGGGGAATCCGCCGGACTCTTTGCCATGGGCGCCTGGCCGGAGCGCGCTGAGATGCTCCGGCGCATGCAGGCTACCGATCTGTTTTCCACCGAGCTGGCCGGGCCCTGTCATGCCGCCCGTAAAGCGTGGGGGATCCCCAGGGATGAATCCGTGGACTGGTGCGTCGCTGCCGTCAATCGTCCGGCGGATGCGGTGCGACGGGCAATAAAAAAATGGCCGCATGTCCGGCTGCTGATCGTGAACACCCCTGCCGAATGCGTCATCGGCGGAAGAAAAGAACAGGTGGCGTCGGCCATCCGGGCGCTGGCATGCGAGGCGGTTTTCCTAAGCGGCGTGGTGACGGTCCATTGCGATGCCGCCCGCCCGGCTGCCGCCGCCTACCGGGCGCTGCATGTGTTTCCGGTGTCGCCGCCGGACGGCGTCCGCTTCTACAGCTGCGCCCTGGGACGATCCTTTGACCTCACCAGTCAAAGCGCAGCAGACTCGATTTTAAAACAGGCCCTTGACGGGTTTGATTTTACTGGCACCGTCCGCCAGGCCTACAAAGACGGCATCCGTATTTTTGTTGAAATGGGACCGCACGCCTCCTGTAGCCGGATGATTCGCACCATTCTTCAAGGCAGTCCCCTTCTGGCGGCATCCGCCTGTGTACGGGGTGAAAACGAAACCCTGACCCTGCTCAAACTCCTGGGGGCCCTGACGGCTGAACGCGTCCCGCTGGACCTGGCAAGACTTTATGGACCCGAAGCCTATCCGACCGGGCTCAGGGATGCGGCGGTACCTCCGGCCGCTGCCAGGCTGTTTACCGTTACGGTGGGATCCCCGCAGCCGGCGCCGGCGCTGCCGGCCGTGAAAACCGATGCGCCCGAAACCCGAACGGCCATGCCGCATCCGCCGCCAACGGTTCCTGTCCCGCCGGCAGCGCCGGACCATCCCTACGCGCAACTGATGGAAAGGCAGGAAATAAACACGGCCTTAACGGCTGACGCTCACGCCCGGTTTCTCGATTTCAGTAATAAGCTTCAGCAGGAAATGGCCCAAACGTACGAGCTCCAGACCCGGGTCCTTGAAAAAATGATTTCCCTGGGAATTACCCCCCCCGATGGCGTTGTCGAGGTAGGGCTCGAAAAACTTCCGCAACAGCACCCGGCTGACGAAGCTGCCGGGAAGTTGCCGGCCGAAGCCGCCGGAAAGCTTCAGCCCAATGGCGTCCCGCCGCAAAAGCCGGCCTTTTCCCGGGAAATGTGCCTGGAATTTGCTATCGGCTCAGCAGCACGGGTCTTGGGCCCCCGATTCAGCATCGTCGACACCTACCCGGTGCGCGTGCGCCTGCCGGACGAACCCCTGATGCTGGTGGACCGGATCCTGTCGCTGGAAGGTGAAAAAGGGTCTCTGGGACCCGGCCGAATCGTCACCGAGCATGACGTCCGGCCGGGGAGCTGGTACCTGGACGGCGGGCGGGCGCCGGTCTGCATTTCCGTGGAAGCCGGCCAGGCCGACCTGTTTCTGTGCGCCTATCTGGGGATCGATCTTCGTGTAAAGGGAAAGCGGTCCTACCGCCTGCTGGATGCCACGGTCGTGTTTCACCGCGACCTGCCGCGGCCGGGGGATGTGATCCGCTATGACATCCGCATTGAAAAATTCGTCCGCCAGGGTGAAACCTACCTCTTTTTCTTTAATTTCGACGGCTTTATCGGCGCCAGCCGTCTCATCACCATGACCGGCGGTTGCGCCGGCTTTTTCACCCCTGAAGAAGTCAAAAACTCCGGCGGCATCATTGCCGCCGAAGAAGAATCCCGGCCCCAGCCCCGGAAAAGCGCACCGCCGGTTAAAGCGCTCCGGGCGATCGGCCCAAAGGAGATAGAACAGTATGATGAAACCGCTGTCCAGGGCCTCAGGGAGGGAAACCCGGCGGCGTGTTTCGGGCCGGACTTTACAGGCGTCCATTTCAGCGAGTCGCTTCGGCTTCCCGGCGGCCCCATGAAGCTCATCGACCGGGTCCTGTCCCTGGACCCCGCAGGCGGGCGGTTCGGCCTGGGGAGCATTCAAGCCGAGGCCGACATCCATCCCGAAAGCTGGTATCTCACCTGTCACTTCATGGACGACATGGTCATGCCGGGCACCCTCATGTATGAATGCTGCGCCCACACGCTCCGGGTTTTTCTTCAGCGCATGGGCTGGGTGTCGGACGAACCGGACGCCCGTTATGAGCCGGTTGCCGGCATCAAGAGTGTTTTAAAGTGCCGGGGGCCGGTCACGCCCCAAACCCAAAAGGTGCGCTATGAGGTGGAGATCAAAGAAATGGGATACAACCCTGAACCGTATGTCCTGGCGGATGCCCACATGTATGCCGACGGACATTATATTGTGCGGTTCACGGACATGTCCCTGAAGCTGAGCGGAGCCACCCGTGAAGGGCTGGAAGCCTTCTGGGAACCCAAAAAAGAAGAGACGATTGCCTTTGACCGCAACCACATCCTCGCCTTTACCACGGGGAAACCCTCGGCGGCCTTCGGAGCGGCCTATAAAGCATTTGATGAAGACCGCATTATCGCCAGGCTGCCGGCCCCGCCCTATTCTTTTATCGACCGGATCACCCGGGTCGAACCGCCGCCATGGATGCTGAAGCCCGACGGCTGGATAACGGCGGAATATGGTGTGCCGCCGGATGCATGGTATTTCCGGGCCGACCGCAGCGGCCTCATGCCGTTTTGCGTCCTGCTGGAGATCGCCCTGCAGCCCTGCGGCTGGCTGGCGGCTTATGCCGGATCAGCCCTGAAAAGTGAAAACGACCTCAAGTTCCGCAACCTGGGCGGGGAAGCCGTCCAGCACAGGGCGGTTTTGCCGGGAGCCGGCCGGCTGACCATGCGGGTCCGCATGACCCAGGTGGCTGAAGCCGGTGAAATGATCATCGAACATTTCCGCTTTGAAGTCCTCCAGGACAACACCCGCGTGTATGACGGGACGACCTACTTCGGTTTTTTTACCCAAACAGCCCTGGCCCGGCAGGTCGGGATCCGGGATGTCGAAAAATCCGGGTTTGTTCCTGATCCGGAAGCGCTCCGCATGGCCCGCACAGGGATCCTGCCGGATGCGGCCCCGTTGTCCCCGGATGACCCGCACACAGATCCCGCCCCGCCCCTGGCGATGCCGTCCCGTGCCCTCCGGATGATCGACGCCATCGATGCTTACCTGCCGGCGGGAGGAGACCATGGCCTGGGATTTATCCGGGGCATCAAGACGATTGACCCGGCTGAATGGTTTTTCAAAGCCCATTTTTACCAGGACCCGGTCTGCCCGGGCTCCCTGGGAATCGAATCGTTTCTTCAGCTCGTTAAATTCATGGCGCTGGCGCGTTGGGGTCGTCTGGCGGACAGCCACCGGTTCGTGCCGATATTGGATCA